A window of Chengkuizengella sediminis contains these coding sequences:
- a CDS encoding HBL/NHE enterotoxin family protein, producing MKKKVWLCFLIFTLIFTTFPTNLTEATFVKPPPEPTPPTNGAYLYDETSYGGTPNHFSSGTTHGLNLQPSSLRIEGNYQVTLYREGLEPVEFYADDPHLSDDIGSEPVVAVKVISKGVHLYDGTNYSGDSYIVSENMIATNLSLQPSSLKIIGHNKVTLSGVGLDPVEFYADDPDISDVISSYTVDTVRVEEDVKMDLLDVGTNNLDEFTQTKIAKLWKMDMYANAIENQDMPDTTNIRSQNAVLATRIENNITDAKSFTSEYTTLVRPELVTNKDHIINYNTDFQTEYDAIIAELSLPDPDEVMINDRIQNLITSITQYMNELTIMRTNMDDYVGRLLTFDSEILTTLDSLDSVVVADASVLQTDLQQIGETQGELSRLNDEIIVTGVELAADGVIIITGSVLAIIDPFTLVAVAVAAVNMVDLSLALDQLIAARDHQTSLLANLIRDEDALNQEIKTVNTILSQIRYLASDATAVISDLEGISYEWEFIRDMLEQVKLDLVSADLELDDVSALQTLLNEARADWEDIFALTSTVYTIPEQSVSHDHPDLISGVYVYNDPYLTGDWVKVPITGEITNMNLTDLISHPDLHLPLGFTIQSLNIVGNYEVTLYDSPGQTGTSVVYTDYVDNIALAVESIRVEHKEPIIHFLSDFERVMEALVTSRNQVKQSALILQEQPLIDSSLYPVLSVKQQLAKDYAQEWITLHDPEFTQIEADILDFTNLYTSNVDPLMSDLVIDAPGVRDRVTTFINDLNTRISDIQTHVDSFNEIINTWGSPVQSYVSVFSSDLDEAIAGLGDPDIQASFDSIDALNGELSDLHENFRDALIINGVSEAMAIFGIGTGVGLAVNAERAEAQLAVREAQAAVDDMIPHPPYAHEEYLELVQKLKEAKEALEEISSSALRVRERGPLGPRMLRFSPEFPDIVSGIADAALELAIYQMTLDIVSKEDEIEEAYSTLKDAQKEAAEIAMVKSQFENLSIALKISFSQIGSLSTNLTSMMSDLTDELHQLSLIDDDTENIAIKNRLNYSKSDMLFLHEWLLESAVYQASLDYTVLEDYDLLEEGILLFEDNDYTGNWTLHGVGDYSSIIPDNTTSSIYVNEGAAGKDIGVILYPDSNYGGAATSFTTNDPNLSDNGVGTNNASSMKVRGEGVHLFETINYKDTHVVVPFGNYPDISTLGMPDDVLSSLFIVGDDYKVTLYEGLNYTGRFETFTSSDVDMRNNIISNNAVSSLKVHRQDGVYLFSEQSREGDWVRVAEPGIYNNIEELGFPENTLSSIKVIGGGYEAVLFEDLNQGGASSLIRVGDGNLTDNVVGNNTTSSIVVTEIPDGVYLYDDIRYRGTEVRVESGYNGYYENLTEVGGPFGSGSVPKSIRIVGDYEVELYENENFNSIIGTELLNRSDPNLTNNSINPIQSLQVNDVSAEGVYLYKGPHYTGEVMAITATNGYNHDHWELPIKFDNQFSSIRIVGDYGVVLYPNSGYGGTPQVITSSVPYMEDTSIGNNTVSSLKARGEGVYLFDAVNYKGLEKRAVPGSYDHINHSPGIPNDTLSSVLIIGDFTVDLKQHYDFGGLSLILNHSDRTLIDNSFNDITSSLRVKWKKSVVQGPLPSAVNLGYWVSGRVTWSFPDGFDDRGYYVYLQRRQVNADGSTRNEEWEAVTLNSILQPEGWYHPTNPAYRDKVRIIIQNAYHDFYVPDATVYISNWVWRSDADVM from the coding sequence ATGAAAAAGAAAGTTTGGCTTTGCTTTTTGATTTTCACTCTTATTTTCACGACGTTTCCAACAAATTTGACAGAAGCAACATTTGTAAAACCACCACCAGAGCCAACACCACCAACTAATGGTGCCTATTTATATGATGAAACTAGTTATGGTGGAACTCCAAACCACTTTTCAAGTGGAACAACACATGGCTTAAATCTTCAACCTTCTTCACTTAGAATTGAAGGGAATTATCAGGTCACCTTATACAGAGAAGGATTAGAGCCAGTCGAATTCTACGCCGACGATCCTCATCTTAGTGATGATATAGGTTCAGAACCTGTGGTAGCAGTAAAAGTAATAAGTAAGGGGGTACATCTATACGATGGAACTAATTACTCTGGGGACTCATATATCGTTTCCGAAAATATGATAGCTACTAACTTGAGTCTTCAACCTTCTTCACTCAAAATTATAGGGCACAATAAAGTGACCTTATCCGGAGTAGGATTAGACCCAGTCGAATTCTACGCTGACGATCCTGATATAAGTGATGTTATTAGTTCATATACTGTGGATACAGTAAGAGTTGAGGAAGATGTTAAAATGGACTTGTTAGACGTTGGAACTAATAATCTAGATGAATTTACACAAACAAAAATTGCAAAGTTATGGAAAATGGATATGTACGCTAATGCAATAGAAAATCAAGACATGCCTGATACTACTAATATCCGATCACAAAATGCTGTACTGGCTACTCGTATTGAAAACAATATTACCGACGCAAAAAGTTTTACAAGCGAGTACACGACTTTAGTCAGACCAGAGCTTGTAACTAATAAGGATCATATTATTAACTACAATACTGATTTTCAGACTGAATATGATGCCATAATAGCTGAACTAAGCCTACCTGATCCGGATGAGGTTATGATCAATGACCGTATTCAAAACCTTATTACGTCCATCACTCAATATATGAATGAATTGACAATAATGAGAACCAATATGGACGATTATGTAGGGCGACTCTTAACATTCGATAGTGAGATATTAACGACTTTGGATAGTCTAGATTCGGTGGTTGTCGCAGACGCTAGTGTACTTCAAACTGATTTACAACAAATTGGTGAAACACAAGGGGAATTAAGCAGACTAAATGATGAAATTATTGTTACGGGGGTCGAGCTCGCGGCTGATGGTGTCATTATCATAACCGGCTCTGTCTTAGCAATTATTGATCCTTTTACATTGGTCGCGGTTGCTGTAGCAGCAGTTAATATGGTTGACCTTAGTTTAGCTTTGGATCAACTTATAGCAGCTAGGGATCATCAAACTAGTTTGCTAGCGAATCTGATTAGAGATGAAGACGCACTGAACCAAGAAATAAAGACAGTAAACACAATATTATCTCAAATTAGGTATTTAGCATCAGACGCTACAGCAGTCATTAGTGACCTTGAAGGGATTAGTTACGAATGGGAATTCATAAGGGATATGCTAGAACAAGTGAAACTTGATTTAGTCAGTGCTGATCTTGAACTTGACGATGTATCCGCTCTTCAGACACTATTAAATGAAGCAAGGGCAGACTGGGAGGATATATTTGCTTTAACTTCTACTGTGTATACGATTCCAGAGCAATCGGTGAGTCATGACCATCCTGATTTAATCAGTGGAGTCTATGTATATAATGATCCATATTTGACGGGGGATTGGGTCAAAGTACCCATTACAGGTGAAATTACAAATATGAATTTAACTGATCTTATAAGCCATCCTGATTTGCATTTACCGCTAGGTTTTACTATACAATCCTTAAATATCGTGGGTAACTATGAAGTGACCTTATATGATTCTCCAGGTCAAACAGGTACATCCGTGGTATATACTGATTACGTAGATAATATTGCCTTAGCAGTTGAATCTATCAGGGTAGAGCATAAAGAACCCATCATACATTTCTTGAGTGATTTTGAGAGAGTAATGGAGGCATTAGTTACTTCTAGGAATCAAGTGAAACAAAGTGCTCTCATTTTACAGGAACAACCGTTGATAGATTCAAGTCTATATCCAGTGTTAAGTGTAAAACAGCAATTAGCCAAAGATTATGCCCAAGAATGGATTACTCTCCATGACCCAGAATTTACTCAAATAGAAGCAGATATCCTCGACTTTACCAATCTTTATACAAGTAATGTTGATCCCCTTATGAGTGACTTAGTAATTGATGCTCCTGGGGTTCGAGATAGAGTCACGACATTTATAAATGACCTGAACACAAGAATAAGTGATATTCAGACCCATGTAGATTCATTTAATGAAATTATCAATACGTGGGGATCCCCAGTTCAATCTTATGTTTCTGTATTTAGTTCGGATCTTGATGAGGCTATAGCAGGTCTAGGAGATCCAGATATCCAAGCAAGTTTTGATAGTATCGATGCTCTTAATGGAGAATTAAGTGACCTGCATGAGAATTTCAGAGATGCACTCATCATCAATGGAGTGAGTGAAGCTATGGCCATATTTGGAATAGGTACAGGTGTAGGTTTAGCTGTTAATGCAGAGCGTGCTGAGGCACAATTAGCAGTTCGAGAAGCACAAGCTGCAGTAGATGATATGATTCCCCACCCACCTTATGCTCATGAGGAATATCTTGAATTAGTTCAGAAACTTAAAGAGGCAAAAGAAGCTTTAGAAGAAATAAGTAGTAGTGCTTTACGTGTAAGAGAAAGAGGTCCTTTAGGTCCAAGAATGCTTAGATTCTCACCTGAATTTCCTGACATTGTTTCTGGTATCGCTGACGCTGCGTTAGAATTGGCTATATACCAAATGACGCTTGACATCGTATCTAAAGAGGATGAAATTGAAGAGGCATACTCCACCTTAAAAGATGCTCAAAAAGAGGCGGCTGAGATTGCAATGGTGAAATCACAATTTGAAAATCTTTCAATAGCCTTAAAAATCAGCTTTAGCCAGATTGGTAGCCTTTCTACCAATCTGACATCGATGATGTCAGATCTAACTGATGAACTACACCAATTAAGCTTGATCGATGATGATACGGAAAATATAGCGATCAAAAATAGATTAAATTATTCAAAAAGTGATATGTTATTTTTGCACGAATGGCTTTTAGAGAGTGCAGTATATCAAGCAAGTCTCGATTATACAGTTCTAGAAGATTATGATCTTCTAGAAGAAGGAATACTTTTGTTCGAAGATAACGATTATACTGGAAATTGGACATTACATGGTGTTGGGGATTACTCAAGTATAATACCTGATAATACCACGTCTTCCATTTATGTTAACGAGGGTGCAGCTGGTAAAGATATAGGAGTAATACTCTACCCAGACAGCAATTACGGAGGTGCTGCAACTTCATTTACCACTAACGATCCAAACCTCAGTGATAATGGCGTCGGTACAAATAACGCGTCTTCTATGAAAGTAAGAGGAGAAGGTGTTCATCTATTTGAGACGATCAATTATAAGGATACACACGTCGTTGTACCTTTTGGTAATTACCCGGATATAAGTACTTTGGGTATGCCTGATGATGTCCTTTCTTCCTTATTCATTGTTGGTGATGATTATAAAGTTACTTTATACGAGGGATTAAACTATACGGGTAGATTTGAAACATTTACCTCAAGTGATGTAGATATGAGAAATAATATCATTAGCAACAATGCGGTCTCCTCTTTGAAAGTACACAGACAAGATGGAGTCTATTTATTCTCAGAACAGAGTCGTGAAGGAGATTGGGTGAGAGTGGCAGAACCAGGAATATACAATAATATTGAAGAGCTAGGTTTTCCAGAAAATACGCTCTCTTCTATTAAAGTGATCGGTGGGGGATATGAGGCGGTTTTATTTGAAGACCTTAATCAAGGAGGTGCCAGTTCTTTAATTAGGGTAGGGGATGGCAACCTAACGGATAACGTGGTTGGCAATAATACCACCTCCTCAATAGTAGTAACTGAAATACCAGATGGGGTCTATTTATACGATGATATCAGATATAGAGGAACTGAAGTGCGAGTAGAATCTGGATACAATGGATACTATGAAAATTTAACAGAAGTTGGTGGTCCATTTGGTAGTGGTTCCGTCCCCAAATCCATTCGAATTGTAGGTGATTATGAGGTAGAGTTATATGAAAATGAAAATTTCAATAGCATCATTGGCACAGAACTTCTAAATCGAAGTGATCCCAACCTTACTAATAATTCGATCAACCCAATACAGTCTTTACAAGTGAACGATGTTTCAGCAGAAGGAGTTTATCTATACAAAGGTCCACATTATACAGGTGAAGTTATGGCAATAACAGCAACTAATGGATATAATCACGATCATTGGGAGTTACCCATTAAATTTGACAATCAATTTTCTTCCATTCGAATAGTGGGTGATTATGGCGTTGTGCTTTATCCAAACAGTGGATACGGCGGTACTCCACAAGTGATCACTTCTAGTGTTCCGTACATGGAAGATACGAGCATAGGTAATAATACGGTATCTTCTCTAAAAGCAAGAGGAGAGGGAGTCTATTTATTCGATGCTGTAAACTATAAAGGACTTGAGAAAAGAGCAGTACCAGGATCATACGATCATATAAATCATTCACCTGGAATTCCAAATGATACGTTAAGTTCCGTCCTTATTATTGGTGATTTTACAGTCGATTTAAAACAACACTACGATTTTGGGGGACTGAGTTTAATATTAAATCATAGCGACCGTACTCTTATAGATAATTCCTTTAATGATATTACATCTTCATTAAGAGTAAAATGGAAAAAAAGTGTAGTACAAGGACCACTTCCGTCTGCTGTTAATTTGGGATACTGGGTAAGTGGTCGAGTAACTTGGAGTTTCCCTGATGGTTTTGATGACAGAGGTTATTATGTTTATCTTCAGCGTCGACAAGTGAATGCGGATGGGTCAACCCGGAATGAAGAATGGGAAGCAGTAACTTTAAATTCTATATTACAGCCAGAGGGTTGGTATCATCCTACTAATCCTGCATATCGAGATAAAGTTAGAATAATTATACAGAATGCTTATCATGATTTTTATGTGCCTGATGCTACAGTGTATATAAGTAATTGGGTATGGAGAAGTGATGCTGATGTCATGTAA
- a CDS encoding arsenate reductase family protein, whose translation MSLTVYEYSRCGTCRKAIKWFNEKNIDVKLIPIVEEPPSALEITELIQKSDLDIKKFFNTSGLVYKELKLKDKLPSMSVEEKINLLASNGKLLKRPIVTDGDKVTVGFKEETFEEVWSK comes from the coding sequence ATGTCTTTAACAGTTTATGAATATTCAAGGTGTGGAACTTGTCGAAAAGCAATCAAATGGTTCAATGAAAAAAATATAGACGTGAAATTAATTCCGATTGTGGAGGAACCCCCTTCAGCATTAGAAATTACTGAACTTATACAAAAAAGTGATTTAGATATTAAAAAGTTCTTTAATACTTCAGGTTTAGTGTACAAAGAATTGAAATTGAAAGATAAACTTCCATCTATGTCTGTAGAAGAAAAAATTAATTTGCTTGCTTCTAATGGAAAATTACTTAAAAGACCAATTGTTACAGATGGTGATAAAGTAACGGTAGGATTTAAAGAAGAAACATTTGAAGAAGTGTGGAGTAAGTAA
- a CDS encoding site-2 protease family protein, with protein sequence MEAQNQNGSNKQNKRNPMWLLGAIGVFLLGAGKNILLVLKSVKFAGPLISMFISIGAYALIFPLEFAIGLVIMLLIHELGHVAAAKQKGLPVSAPLFIPFLGALIAMKRNPRDAVTEAYIAMGGPILGTAGAFAVFLLGSNMNGEWGQLLLVIAYVGFLLNLVNLLPIHPLDGGRIATAVTRWLWLVGLIGGLVVIIFFLQSPLFFIIWALFAWELFQKYVKRKGKGRSAEVGAKIDVPVELLLDKGFIIPAGTERLDHLLSILQQEIAFRTFSTLDGQQKVSIVWSEIGLNQSIDLPSQGIINNVEVSQIENVQKESGRVLSIHCLIEFEQYEPDDYYNVPFETRWRFGLVYGALAIFLGYMLYMTSLQGGHI encoded by the coding sequence TTGGAGGCTCAAAATCAGAATGGAAGTAACAAACAAAACAAACGAAATCCAATGTGGTTGTTGGGTGCAATAGGTGTTTTTTTGCTAGGTGCAGGGAAAAATATCTTGTTAGTTTTAAAATCAGTAAAATTTGCAGGACCTTTAATCTCAATGTTTATTTCTATAGGTGCTTATGCACTTATATTTCCACTTGAATTTGCAATTGGACTTGTCATCATGTTATTGATTCATGAGTTAGGTCATGTAGCAGCAGCTAAACAAAAGGGATTGCCTGTTTCCGCACCTTTATTTATACCTTTTCTAGGGGCATTAATTGCAATGAAAAGAAATCCAAGAGATGCAGTAACAGAAGCTTATATTGCAATGGGTGGACCTATTTTAGGGACAGCAGGAGCTTTTGCAGTGTTTTTATTAGGATCTAATATGAATGGGGAATGGGGACAACTACTTTTAGTCATTGCTTACGTTGGATTTTTATTAAACTTAGTGAACTTATTGCCAATTCATCCTTTGGATGGTGGAAGGATTGCTACAGCGGTAACTAGATGGTTATGGTTGGTTGGATTAATCGGTGGTTTAGTTGTTATTATCTTCTTTTTACAAAGTCCTTTATTTTTTATCATATGGGCTTTATTTGCTTGGGAGTTATTTCAAAAGTACGTGAAAAGAAAAGGGAAAGGCAGAAGTGCAGAGGTTGGTGCTAAAATTGATGTTCCGGTAGAACTTCTATTAGATAAAGGCTTTATTATTCCAGCTGGTACTGAACGGTTAGATCATTTATTATCCATCCTCCAACAAGAGATTGCCTTTCGTACATTCTCTACATTAGATGGGCAACAAAAAGTTTCGATAGTATGGAGTGAGATCGGTTTAAATCAGTCTATAGATCTTCCGTCTCAAGGGATCATTAATAATGTAGAAGTGAGTCAAATTGAAAATGTACAAAAGGAATCAGGGAGGGTTTTAAGCATCCATTGTTTGATTGAATTTGAACAATACGAACCTGACGATTATTATAATGTTCCTTTTGAAACTAGATGGAGATTTGGTTTAGTTTATGGAGCATTAGCTATATTTTTAGGTTACATGTTGTATATGACATCATTACAGGGTGGACATATATAA
- a CDS encoding aminotransferase class I/II-fold pyridoxal phosphate-dependent enzyme produces the protein MKISGSNRLNNLGSAIFTELAEWKEQVIKSGIDVIDLGIGSPDLPPSAKVIRKLHEAIDNPNDYGYPMSEGSLEFREAVAKWYHYRFNVVLDAKSEILTLMGSQDGLAHLAMAICNPGDIVLVPDPGYPIYSASLELAGVKPYLVPLREENDFLPQLEKIPDSILKQAKFMILNYPSNPLAAVTDLVFFEKWVNWSKKHEILAVHDLAYSEMAFDGFKPPSVLEVKGAKEIAVEFHSMSKAFNMAGCRIGYLVGHADVVSALKMIKSNIDYGVFIPIQKAAITALEEDMNHNQSVSLVYEKRRNRMIEGLSDIGWHIKKPRASMFIWAKIPHGWTSRQFSREMLFSQGLVVIPGDAFGNQGEGYVRLALVHDEKVLIEAVERMGRFFENHVL, from the coding sequence ATGAAAATATCGGGATCCAATCGATTAAACAATTTGGGTTCAGCTATTTTTACTGAGCTCGCAGAATGGAAAGAACAAGTTATAAAATCTGGGATAGATGTAATCGATTTAGGAATAGGAAGTCCTGATCTTCCCCCGTCTGCCAAAGTGATTCGGAAACTCCATGAAGCAATAGACAATCCAAATGATTACGGGTACCCCATGTCTGAAGGAAGTTTAGAATTTCGTGAAGCAGTAGCGAAGTGGTATCACTATCGATTTAATGTGGTGTTAGATGCTAAATCAGAAATACTTACATTAATGGGATCTCAGGATGGTTTAGCTCATTTAGCAATGGCAATTTGTAATCCTGGTGATATCGTATTAGTCCCCGATCCGGGATATCCAATATACAGTGCTAGTTTAGAACTTGCAGGGGTCAAACCATATTTGGTTCCTCTCCGAGAGGAAAATGACTTTTTACCTCAGTTAGAAAAAATACCAGATTCTATTTTAAAACAAGCTAAGTTTATGATATTAAACTATCCTAGTAATCCTTTAGCTGCAGTAACGGATCTAGTGTTTTTTGAAAAATGGGTGAATTGGTCAAAAAAGCATGAAATACTCGCAGTCCATGATTTAGCTTATTCAGAAATGGCATTTGATGGATTTAAACCACCAAGTGTACTTGAAGTCAAAGGTGCTAAAGAAATTGCTGTCGAATTTCATTCCATGTCTAAAGCATTTAATATGGCTGGCTGTCGAATTGGTTATTTAGTAGGTCATGCTGACGTGGTAAGTGCATTAAAGATGATAAAATCTAATATTGATTACGGTGTGTTTATACCTATTCAAAAAGCTGCAATTACAGCATTAGAAGAAGATATGAATCATAATCAATCCGTTTCCCTTGTATATGAAAAACGTAGAAATCGAATGATTGAAGGCCTTTCCGACATCGGGTGGCATATCAAAAAGCCAAGAGCATCTATGTTTATATGGGCTAAGATCCCCCATGGTTGGACTTCTCGGCAATTTTCTAGGGAAATGTTGTTTTCGCAAGGATTGGTAGTTATCCCAGGAGATGCTTTCGGAAATCAAGGGGAAGGTTATGTTAGATTAGCTTTAGTGCATGATGAAAAAGTGTTGATAGAAGCGGTTGAGAGAATGGGTAGGTTTTTTGAAAATCATGTACTTTGA